Proteins from one Phyllobacterium zundukense genomic window:
- a CDS encoding mannitol dehydrogenase family protein, translated as MTVKLSKAALQKLPENVGVPGYSQSDLKAGIVHFGIGNFHRAHQAVYLDALFKAGTDHEWGLVGAGVLASDEVMRQKLKEQDWLTTVVEQDSGHRVAHVTSSMIDYLQPGDSANTIARLADPEIRIVSMTITEGGYFIDPASGVFNPQHPAIVADAADIANPKTVFGLILAGLIRRRNEGTAPFTVMSCDNIPGNGHVTSDAVSGLATLVDANLAEWIRQNVAFPNSMVDRITPATTDRERNLLATDFGIDDNWPVFCEPFKQWVLEDHFPTGRPALEKVGVTFVKDVAPYELMKIRILNGGHAAIAYPAALMDIHFVHEAMEEPLIREFLTKLEREEIIPVLPPVPDMPFEDYFDLIVRRFSNPKIGDTIQRLCQDGSNRQPKFILPTTADRLKAGKSVTGLSLVSALWCRFCAGTTDTGKPTNYLDASAERLKVEALKAKDDPKAFLAMTDIFGEVGTSPIFAESFSRILRTLWDKGARDTLRLYLDDKL; from the coding sequence ATGACTGTAAAACTTTCGAAAGCCGCGCTGCAAAAGCTGCCGGAGAATGTCGGCGTTCCGGGCTATAGCCAGTCCGACCTCAAGGCCGGGATCGTTCACTTCGGCATCGGGAATTTCCACCGTGCACATCAGGCCGTCTATCTCGATGCGTTGTTCAAGGCGGGGACAGATCACGAATGGGGTCTTGTCGGTGCAGGTGTGCTTGCCTCCGATGAGGTCATGCGGCAGAAGCTCAAGGAGCAGGATTGGCTGACCACGGTCGTCGAACAGGACAGCGGACACCGGGTCGCGCATGTCACGTCGTCGATGATCGATTATCTGCAACCTGGAGACAGCGCCAACACCATCGCCCGACTTGCGGATCCCGAAATCCGTATCGTTTCGATGACCATCACCGAGGGCGGTTATTTCATCGATCCGGCTTCGGGTGTTTTCAACCCCCAGCATCCCGCCATCGTGGCCGATGCAGCCGACATCGCAAATCCGAAGACCGTGTTTGGCCTGATCCTCGCCGGCCTCATTCGCCGCCGCAACGAAGGCACCGCGCCGTTCACGGTCATGTCCTGCGATAATATTCCAGGCAATGGCCACGTAACCAGCGATGCCGTCAGCGGTCTGGCCACCCTTGTGGATGCGAATCTCGCCGAATGGATCAGGCAAAACGTTGCGTTCCCAAACAGCATGGTTGATCGCATCACGCCTGCGACGACCGATCGCGAACGCAACCTCTTGGCCACGGATTTCGGCATAGACGACAATTGGCCGGTCTTCTGCGAGCCATTCAAGCAATGGGTGCTGGAGGATCATTTCCCGACAGGCCGGCCAGCGCTTGAAAAGGTTGGTGTTACCTTCGTCAAGGACGTCGCACCCTATGAGCTGATGAAAATCCGCATTCTCAATGGTGGTCACGCGGCGATTGCCTATCCCGCAGCTTTGATGGATATTCATTTTGTCCACGAGGCCATGGAAGAACCGTTGATTCGCGAATTCTTGACCAAACTTGAGCGGGAGGAGATCATTCCGGTCCTGCCGCCCGTTCCCGACATGCCGTTCGAGGACTATTTCGACCTCATCGTACGGCGTTTCTCCAATCCGAAGATCGGCGATACGATCCAGCGCCTCTGCCAGGATGGCTCCAATCGCCAGCCGAAGTTCATTCTGCCGACGACTGCCGACCGGCTGAAAGCGGGCAAGAGCGTCACCGGCCTGTCGCTGGTTTCAGCACTTTGGTGCCGCTTCTGTGCAGGGACGACCGATACAGGCAAGCCGACGAACTATCTTGACGCCAGTGCTGAACGCTTGAAAGTTGAAGCCTTGAAGGCCAAGGACGATCCGAAAGCATTCCTCGCGATGACCGATATTTTCGGAGAGGTCGGCACATCGCCGATTTTCGCCGAATCGTTCTCGCGAATCCTCCGGACGCTCTGGGACAAGGGCGCTCGCGACACCCTCAGGCTTTACCTGGATGACAAGCTTTGA
- a CDS encoding carbohydrate ABC transporter permease, which yields MARAVTNRRKLTFTILGWAIGLLIFFPILWTFLTSFKTEGTAVATPPQFLFFDWTLENYHEVQSRSDYMKHVTNSVVISVGSTLIGLALAIPAAWAMAFSPTKRTKDVLMWMLSTKMMPPVGVLVPLYLIFRDWGLLDSRLGLVAVLTMINLPIIVWMLYTYFKEIPGEILEAARMDGASLMKEIVYVLTPMAVPGIASTMLLNIILAWNEAFWTLNLTAANAAPLTAFIASYSSPEGLFWAKLSAASTMAIAPILIMGWFSQKQLVRGLTFGAVK from the coding sequence ATGGCCCGAGCAGTCACAAATCGCCGCAAATTGACATTCACCATTCTCGGTTGGGCTATCGGCCTGTTGATCTTCTTTCCGATCCTGTGGACGTTCCTGACCAGCTTCAAGACGGAAGGAACGGCGGTGGCGACGCCTCCGCAGTTCTTGTTCTTCGACTGGACCCTGGAAAACTACCACGAGGTGCAAAGCCGATCCGACTATATGAAACACGTCACGAATTCGGTCGTCATCTCGGTCGGCTCGACACTGATAGGTCTGGCTCTCGCCATTCCCGCAGCATGGGCGATGGCGTTCTCGCCAACCAAGCGCACCAAGGACGTGTTGATGTGGATGCTGTCCACCAAGATGATGCCGCCGGTCGGCGTCCTGGTTCCGCTCTACCTGATCTTCCGCGATTGGGGGCTTCTGGACTCGCGTCTTGGCCTTGTAGCGGTCCTGACCATGATCAACCTGCCGATCATTGTTTGGATGCTTTACACGTACTTCAAGGAAATTCCGGGTGAAATCCTCGAAGCGGCGCGCATGGACGGCGCATCGCTGATGAAGGAGATCGTCTATGTGCTGACGCCGATGGCCGTACCGGGGATCGCATCGACCATGCTCCTCAACATTATCCTTGCATGGAACGAGGCGTTCTGGACGCTGAACCTGACAGCCGCGAATGCCGCACCTCTCACCGCCTTCATCGCGTCCTACTCCAGTCCCGAGGGCCTTTTCTGGGCCAAATTGTCGGCCGCATCCACCATGGCGATTGCACCGATCCTGATCATGGGATGGTTTTCGCAAAAGCAGCTGGTACGGGGCCTGACCTTCGGCGCTGTGAAATAA
- a CDS encoding ABC transporter ATP-binding protein → MGSITLEKVSKSFGTTAVIPEIDLEIVDGEFVVFVGPSGCGKSTLLRMIAGLEDLSGGRIIIDGKDMSSEAPAKRGLSMVFQSYALYPHMSVYGNIAFPLKMDGQDKAAIDKKVKDAAHILNLTNYLDRRPGQLSGGQRQRVAIGRAIVRQPKAFLFDEPLSNLDAALRGNMRLEISDLHHQLKTTMIYVTHDQVEAMTMADKIVVLNAGRIEQVGSPLDLYRSPRNVFVAGFIGSPRMNLVEGQEAAKQNAVTLGVRPEHVRISKTEGAWKGTVGVTEHLGSDTFIHVQVDGVGKITVRTDGDFSTDFGQQVYLTPEPARLHRFDANGQAI, encoded by the coding sequence ATGGGAAGCATTACACTCGAAAAAGTATCGAAATCATTTGGAACCACAGCGGTGATTCCGGAAATCGACCTTGAAATCGTTGATGGTGAATTCGTTGTCTTCGTCGGTCCCTCGGGCTGTGGCAAGTCCACACTCTTGCGGATGATCGCGGGACTTGAAGATTTGAGCGGTGGCCGCATCATCATCGATGGCAAGGATATGTCGAGCGAGGCGCCCGCCAAGCGCGGCCTCTCCATGGTATTCCAGTCCTACGCGCTTTATCCTCATATGAGCGTCTACGGCAACATCGCGTTTCCCCTGAAGATGGATGGCCAGGACAAGGCTGCGATCGACAAGAAGGTCAAGGACGCGGCGCATATCCTCAATCTCACCAACTATCTCGATCGCCGGCCCGGACAACTATCCGGCGGTCAGCGCCAGCGTGTCGCAATCGGCCGTGCAATCGTGCGCCAACCCAAGGCGTTTCTCTTCGACGAACCGCTATCCAATCTCGACGCTGCGCTGCGCGGCAACATGCGGCTGGAGATAAGTGATCTGCATCACCAGCTGAAAACGACGATGATTTACGTCACCCACGATCAGGTCGAGGCGATGACCATGGCCGACAAGATCGTCGTCCTGAATGCCGGACGCATTGAGCAGGTCGGATCGCCACTCGACCTCTACCGCAGCCCGCGGAACGTTTTCGTTGCCGGGTTCATCGGCTCGCCGCGCATGAACCTCGTCGAGGGACAGGAAGCCGCGAAACAAAATGCGGTCACACTCGGCGTGCGGCCGGAACATGTCCGTATCTCGAAGACCGAGGGCGCCTGGAAGGGCACTGTAGGCGTGACGGAACATCTCGGCTCCGACACCTTCATCCACGTACAGGTCGACGGCGTCGGCAAGATCACCGTGCGGACCGATGGCGATTTCAGCACCGATTTCGGCCAGCAGGTCTACCTGACACCAGAGCCCGCGCGCCTGCATCGCTTCGATGCGAACGGCCAGGCAATTTAG
- a CDS encoding carbohydrate ABC transporter permease yields MATLQTRATARLMMSPAVILLFLWMIVPLVMTLYFSFLRYNLLMPGTEEFIGFLNYQYFLTDPAFFTALGNTLMLVGGTLLITVIGGVLLALVLDQPFWGQGIVRLLVIAPFFVMPTVSALVWKNMLMHPVNGLFAWIARSFGFQPIDWFAQLPLFSIILIVAWQWLPFATLILLTALQSLDGEQIEAAEMDGAGALSRFFYLVLPHMSRAITVVILIQTIFLLSVFAEILVTTNGGPGLQTTNITYLIYAQALLQFDVGGASAGGIVAVILANIVAFFLIRLIGKNLER; encoded by the coding sequence ATGGCTACGCTTCAGACACGTGCAACCGCCCGTCTCATGATGTCGCCCGCCGTCATCCTCCTGTTTTTGTGGATGATCGTGCCGCTTGTCATGACGCTGTATTTTTCGTTCCTGCGCTACAATCTTTTGATGCCGGGAACCGAGGAATTTATCGGCTTTCTCAATTATCAGTACTTTCTTACTGACCCGGCTTTCTTCACCGCTCTTGGCAACACGCTCATGCTGGTCGGCGGCACGCTGCTCATCACAGTCATTGGCGGCGTCCTGCTGGCGCTGGTACTTGACCAGCCATTCTGGGGGCAGGGCATCGTCCGGCTTCTGGTCATCGCGCCGTTCTTCGTCATGCCGACTGTTTCGGCGCTGGTGTGGAAGAATATGCTGATGCATCCCGTAAACGGCCTGTTCGCGTGGATCGCCCGCTCGTTCGGGTTCCAGCCCATCGACTGGTTCGCCCAGCTGCCGCTGTTTTCGATCATTCTCATCGTCGCTTGGCAGTGGCTGCCTTTCGCCACGCTGATCCTGCTGACCGCTTTGCAGTCGCTCGACGGCGAACAGATAGAGGCGGCGGAAATGGATGGTGCCGGGGCGCTCTCTCGGTTTTTCTATCTGGTCCTGCCGCATATGTCGCGCGCCATCACGGTCGTCATCCTCATCCAGACCATCTTCCTGCTCAGCGTCTTCGCCGAAATTCTGGTGACGACCAACGGTGGTCCGGGACTTCAGACGACGAACATCACCTATCTGATTTACGCACAGGCGCTTCTTCAGTTCGACGTAGGCGGCGCTTCGGCCGGCGGTATCGTCGCGGTGATCCTCGCCAACATCGTCGCCTTCTTCCTCATTCGCCTCATCGGCAAGAACCTGGAGAGGTAG
- a CDS encoding FGGY-family carbohydrate kinase: MPEFVCAVDVGTGSARAGILDASGKLLGRVEHPILMNQPLAGHAEHDSEDIWKSVCIAVQGAVAASRVDPSHVVGISFDATCSLVVRDGDGRPLTVSTSDEKRWDTIVWLDHRALDEADECTATGHKVLSYLGGVMSPEMQTPKLMWLKRHLPETWNKAGYFFDLADYLSWRASGSLARSQCTLTCKWTYLAHELEGWQPDYLETIGLEDLVERGNLPDRASPVGADVGRLTPEAAKALGLTTSCHVGAGLIDAYAGALGVLGGFAGDLSQIDRHLALIAGTSSCLMALSPEPISFSGGWGPYYGVALPDCWLSEGGQSVTGALLDHITRWHGAVGDPNAAVHRKITERIMELRESEGPDLASRLHVLPDFHGNRSPLADPHAVGVISGLTLDASFDSLCRLYWRTCVGIALGVRHILDALNDKGYAIDTMHVTGGHTKSPLLMELYADATGCTVITSAAEDAVLLGTAMVAATAAGLYPDLPAACLAMKQGGRSRQPDPTARARLDRDYRIFLEMHAQRKVLDSLQ; this comes from the coding sequence ATGCCGGAATTTGTCTGCGCGGTAGATGTCGGGACAGGGAGCGCGCGTGCGGGCATTCTTGATGCCAGCGGAAAACTCCTTGGTCGCGTCGAACATCCAATCCTGATGAATCAGCCGCTTGCGGGTCATGCAGAGCATGATTCTGAAGACATATGGAAGTCTGTCTGTATCGCCGTACAGGGCGCCGTCGCCGCCTCCAGGGTCGATCCTTCTCATGTCGTTGGCATAAGTTTTGACGCCACCTGTTCCCTCGTTGTCCGGGACGGGGACGGCAGGCCGCTCACTGTCTCGACTTCCGACGAGAAACGTTGGGATACAATCGTCTGGCTCGATCACCGCGCGCTCGACGAGGCGGATGAATGCACGGCGACCGGCCACAAAGTGCTGAGCTATCTTGGCGGCGTCATGTCGCCGGAAATGCAGACCCCGAAGCTGATGTGGCTGAAACGGCATTTGCCGGAGACATGGAACAAAGCCGGCTATTTCTTCGACCTTGCAGATTATCTGAGCTGGAGAGCATCGGGTTCGCTCGCTCGTTCGCAATGCACGTTGACCTGCAAATGGACGTACCTTGCGCATGAGCTGGAGGGCTGGCAGCCGGACTACCTTGAAACCATCGGCCTCGAAGATCTGGTCGAACGCGGCAATCTGCCCGACCGTGCCAGTCCCGTGGGGGCAGATGTCGGGCGATTGACGCCCGAAGCTGCCAAGGCGCTCGGACTGACCACTTCCTGCCACGTCGGAGCGGGGTTGATCGATGCCTATGCTGGCGCGCTCGGCGTACTCGGCGGCTTTGCCGGCGATCTGTCGCAAATCGATCGCCACCTTGCGCTGATCGCCGGTACATCGAGCTGCCTCATGGCGCTCTCGCCGGAGCCGATTTCCTTCAGCGGCGGCTGGGGGCCGTATTATGGCGTTGCTCTGCCGGATTGCTGGCTCAGCGAAGGCGGCCAGTCCGTGACCGGAGCGTTGCTGGACCATATCACCCGCTGGCATGGAGCCGTCGGTGATCCAAATGCTGCCGTACACAGGAAAATCACCGAACGCATCATGGAACTGCGCGAAAGCGAAGGGCCGGATCTCGCCAGCCGCCTGCACGTTCTTCCGGATTTTCATGGCAACCGCTCACCGCTCGCTGATCCGCACGCGGTGGGTGTGATCAGCGGTCTGACACTCGATGCATCTTTCGACAGCCTGTGCCGCCTCTACTGGCGCACCTGCGTCGGGATTGCGCTGGGTGTCCGGCACATTCTCGATGCGCTCAACGACAAGGGCTATGCCATCGACACGATGCATGTGACAGGCGGTCATACCAAAAGCCCTTTGCTGATGGAGCTCTATGCCGACGCTACCGGCTGCACGGTGATCACGTCGGCGGCCGAAGACGCCGTACTGCTCGGCACGGCCATGGTGGCTGCGACGGCAGCCGGTCTCTATCCCGACTTGCCTGCTGCTTGTTTGGCCATGAAACAGGGTGGCCGATCGCGCCAGCCTGACCCGACCGCCCGGGCTCGCCTCGATCGCGACTATCGTATTTTTCTTGAAATGCACGCCCAGCGCAAAGTGCTGGATTCGCTGCAGTAA
- a CDS encoding L-iditol 2-dehydrogenase, with protein sequence MNRLAGKTAFITGSARGIGRTFAEAYIREGAAHVVIADINLERAQETARELGSQAHAVRLDVTDQASIDAAVKETIDKFGGVDVLINNAALFDLAPIVEISRESYEKLFAVNFSGTLFTLQAVAKAMIARGKGGKIINMASQAGRRGEPLVAIYCATKAAVISLTQSAGLNLIEHGINVNAIAPGVVDGEHWEGVDALFAKYENRPRGEKKRLVGEAVPYGRMGTAEDLTGMAIFLASSESDYIVAQTYNVDGGNWMS encoded by the coding sequence ATGAACAGACTGGCAGGCAAGACGGCATTTATCACTGGCTCGGCGCGGGGCATCGGCCGAACGTTCGCGGAGGCTTACATACGCGAAGGCGCCGCGCATGTGGTGATCGCCGATATCAATCTGGAGCGTGCGCAGGAGACCGCCAGGGAACTTGGCAGCCAGGCGCACGCCGTCCGCCTTGATGTTACGGATCAGGCGTCTATTGATGCTGCGGTCAAGGAAACAATCGACAAGTTTGGCGGCGTCGATGTGCTGATCAACAATGCCGCTCTGTTCGATCTGGCACCGATCGTCGAAATCAGTCGCGAGAGCTATGAAAAGCTGTTCGCGGTCAATTTCTCCGGCACGCTGTTCACCTTGCAAGCTGTCGCCAAGGCGATGATCGCACGCGGCAAGGGCGGCAAGATCATCAACATGGCAAGTCAGGCGGGACGTCGCGGCGAGCCACTGGTGGCGATTTACTGCGCCACGAAGGCGGCCGTCATCAGCCTGACCCAGTCCGCCGGCCTGAACCTTATCGAACATGGCATCAACGTGAACGCGATTGCTCCGGGTGTGGTCGACGGCGAGCACTGGGAAGGCGTCGATGCGCTCTTTGCCAAGTATGAAAACAGGCCGCGCGGCGAGAAGAAACGCCTCGTCGGTGAAGCCGTGCCCTATGGCCGCATGGGCACCGCCGAAGATCTGACTGGCATGGCGATTTTCCTCGCAAGCAGCGAGAGCGATTACATCGTCGCGCAGACCTACAATGTCGACGGCGGCAATTGGATGAGCTGA
- a CDS encoding HAD family hydrolase, whose translation MTTAKPDLVIFDCDGVLVDSEPISIAVLLEMIAKNGTVMSEDDAYDRFLGRSMTTISKVLHEDYGFAASEADLDEMRANLFARFELDLQPIPGIAETLRKLDVPRCVASSSQPDRIRLSLKLTGLLDLLDPHIFSATMVKHGKPAPDLFLLAAKTMKVEPKDCLVIEDSPAGIEAAKSAGMRVFAFTGGTHSRGGRLEAALASRNPDRIFSDMLELPGLLTQVTPKVR comes from the coding sequence TTGACGACAGCGAAACCAGATCTGGTGATATTCGACTGCGACGGTGTTCTCGTCGATAGCGAACCGATTTCCATCGCCGTCCTGCTCGAGATGATCGCCAAGAATGGCACTGTGATGTCGGAGGATGACGCCTATGACCGCTTCCTCGGGCGCAGCATGACGACGATCAGCAAGGTCCTGCATGAAGATTACGGTTTCGCCGCAAGCGAGGCAGATCTCGACGAGATGCGGGCCAATCTGTTCGCTCGCTTTGAGCTTGATCTGCAGCCGATACCGGGTATAGCCGAGACTCTGCGCAAACTTGATGTGCCGCGCTGCGTGGCCTCATCAAGCCAGCCCGATCGCATTCGCCTGTCATTGAAGTTGACGGGATTGCTCGACCTTCTGGATCCGCATATTTTCAGTGCCACCATGGTCAAACATGGCAAGCCCGCACCGGATCTTTTTCTGCTGGCTGCGAAAACGATGAAGGTCGAACCAAAGGACTGCCTCGTGATCGAGGATAGCCCGGCAGGAATCGAGGCGGCCAAGAGCGCCGGCATGCGGGTCTTTGCTTTCACAGGCGGTACGCACTCGCGCGGCGGACGGCTTGAGGCTGCACTTGCGTCCCGCAATCCAGACCGTATATTCAGCGACATGTTGGAGTTGCCGGGCTTGCTCACGCAGGTCACACCGAAAGTTCGTTGA
- the polA gene encoding DNA polymerase I, whose amino-acid sequence MKKGDHLFLVDGSGYIFRAYHALPPLTRKSDGLPVGAVSGFCNMLWKLLREARDTSVRDTPTHFAVIFDYSSHTFRKEIYPDYKANRSAPPEDLIPQFGLIRQATKAFNLPCIEKDGYEADDLIATYARQAEAAGAEVTIISSDKDLMQLVTPMVTMYDSMKDKQIRIPDVIEKWGVPPEKMIDLQAMTGDSTDNVPGIPGIGPKTAAQLLEEFGDLDTLLARAGEIKQQKRRENIIQYAEQARISRQLVTLKTDTPVDVGIEDFSLEPQNGPKLVAFLKAMEFNALTRRAAEATGVEASEIEPANVLIQAVAEAHGPDLDVASEDDLPSPPKPASSASNGAKPAFGNVEGTPAGLVKARTDQALAAKIDRNSYATIRDVAALQVWIDEAMASGVIAFDTETTSADPMQTEVVGLSLATRPGRAAYIPINHVSGDGDLLGGGLVEHQIPEREVFRMLKPLLEDASVLKIAHSMKYEWLVMHRYGIDLHPLDDTMLISYVLDAGEGSHSMDSLCDRWLGHKPLAHKELIGSGKSSVTFDKVSIERATEYAAEDADVTLQLWRLLKPRLVADGLVSVYERLERPLIPVLARMEERGISVDRQILSRLSGDLAQSAAAIEEEIYRLAGEKINIGSPKQMGDILFGKMGLPGGSKTKTGQWSTSAQLLEDLAAEGHELPRKIVDWRQLTKLKSTYTDALPGYINPRTKRVHTSYAMAATSTGRLSSSEPNLQNIPVRTSEGRKIRTAFIAEPGNKLISADYSQIELRVLAHVAEIPQLTQAFADGIDIHAMTASEMFGVPVKDMPSEVRRRAKAINFGIIYGISAFGLANQLSIPREEAGQYIRTYFDRFPGIKDYMEATKAFARQHGYVETIFGRRAHYPEIRSSNPTHRAFNERAAINAPIQGSAADIIRRAMVRMEPALNEAKLSARMLLQVHDELIFETAEEEVEATIPVIRHVMENAAMPAVSLSVPLQVDARAAHNWDEAH is encoded by the coding sequence ATGAAAAAAGGTGATCATCTCTTCCTCGTCGACGGTTCCGGTTATATCTTCAGAGCCTATCACGCACTACCTCCCCTGACCCGCAAATCCGACGGTTTGCCGGTTGGCGCTGTGTCAGGTTTCTGCAACATGCTGTGGAAGCTGCTGCGGGAAGCGCGCGACACGTCCGTCCGCGATACGCCCACACACTTTGCCGTGATCTTCGATTATTCGTCGCATACATTCCGCAAGGAAATCTATCCGGACTACAAGGCAAACCGCTCGGCACCGCCGGAGGATCTCATTCCGCAGTTCGGCCTTATTCGCCAGGCAACCAAGGCTTTCAATCTGCCCTGCATCGAAAAAGACGGCTACGAGGCGGACGATCTGATCGCCACCTATGCCCGCCAGGCCGAAGCGGCAGGCGCGGAGGTCACCATCATCTCTTCAGACAAGGATCTGATGCAGCTCGTCACGCCGATGGTGACGATGTACGACAGCATGAAGGACAAGCAGATCCGCATCCCCGACGTCATAGAGAAATGGGGCGTGCCGCCCGAGAAGATGATCGACCTGCAGGCGATGACCGGAGATTCAACCGATAATGTGCCGGGAATTCCGGGCATCGGACCGAAAACGGCGGCGCAATTGCTGGAGGAATTCGGTGATCTCGATACGCTGCTTGCAAGGGCCGGCGAGATCAAGCAGCAAAAGCGGCGCGAGAATATCATCCAGTATGCGGAACAGGCCCGCATCTCGCGCCAGTTGGTCACTTTGAAGACAGACACTCCGGTCGACGTCGGCATCGAGGATTTTAGCCTTGAACCCCAGAACGGCCCCAAGCTCGTCGCGTTTCTCAAGGCAATGGAGTTCAATGCGCTGACGCGGCGCGCGGCAGAGGCAACAGGCGTCGAGGCCAGCGAGATCGAACCGGCAAACGTGCTCATCCAGGCGGTTGCAGAGGCGCACGGCCCGGACCTCGATGTGGCATCCGAAGACGATCTCCCCAGCCCGCCAAAACCGGCTTCATCCGCATCGAACGGCGCCAAGCCGGCTTTTGGCAATGTGGAGGGGACACCGGCGGGCCTGGTGAAGGCCCGCACCGACCAGGCACTTGCCGCCAAGATCGATCGCAATTCCTATGCGACCATTCGGGATGTTGCTGCACTGCAGGTCTGGATCGACGAAGCGATGGCATCGGGTGTCATCGCCTTCGACACGGAAACCACCTCCGCAGACCCTATGCAGACCGAAGTCGTTGGACTATCGCTGGCGACGCGGCCGGGACGTGCCGCCTATATCCCGATCAATCATGTATCCGGCGACGGCGATCTTCTCGGCGGTGGGCTGGTCGAGCACCAGATACCCGAGCGCGAAGTGTTTCGCATGCTGAAGCCGCTGCTCGAAGACGCGTCGGTCCTCAAGATAGCGCACAGCATGAAATATGAGTGGCTGGTCATGCACCGCTACGGCATCGATCTTCATCCACTCGACGATACGATGCTTATCTCCTATGTGCTCGATGCCGGTGAAGGCAGTCACAGCATGGACAGTCTTTGCGATCGCTGGCTGGGCCACAAGCCTCTCGCCCATAAGGAGTTGATCGGCTCGGGCAAGTCTTCGGTCACCTTCGACAAGGTTTCCATCGAGCGGGCAACGGAATATGCGGCGGAAGATGCCGATGTCACCTTGCAGCTCTGGCGTTTGCTAAAGCCTCGTCTCGTCGCCGACGGGCTGGTGTCGGTGTATGAGCGGCTGGAGCGGCCGCTTATACCTGTGCTCGCGCGCATGGAAGAGCGCGGCATTTCCGTCGACCGGCAGATACTTTCGCGCCTGTCGGGCGACCTTGCCCAATCCGCCGCAGCGATCGAAGAAGAGATTTACCGGCTTGCTGGCGAGAAGATCAATATCGGCTCACCGAAACAGATGGGCGATATCCTGTTTGGCAAGATGGGCTTGCCAGGTGGTTCCAAGACGAAGACCGGGCAATGGTCCACATCGGCCCAACTCCTTGAAGATCTTGCTGCGGAGGGACACGAGCTGCCACGCAAGATCGTCGACTGGCGCCAGCTGACGAAGCTCAAATCGACCTATACCGACGCCCTGCCCGGCTATATCAACCCCCGGACCAAGCGCGTGCACACCTCATACGCCATGGCGGCAACCTCCACAGGCCGCCTTTCATCGTCCGAGCCGAACCTGCAGAACATTCCGGTACGCACGAGCGAGGGCCGCAAGATCCGCACCGCCTTTATTGCCGAGCCGGGAAACAAGCTGATTTCCGCCGATTACAGCCAGATCGAATTGCGGGTCCTTGCGCATGTCGCCGAAATTCCGCAACTGACGCAAGCTTTTGCCGATGGCATCGACATCCACGCCATGACTGCCTCCGAAATGTTTGGCGTGCCGGTGAAGGATATGCCGTCGGAGGTGCGCCGCCGCGCCAAGGCGATCAATTTCGGCATCATCTATGGCATTTCGGCATTCGGTCTCGCCAATCAGCTGTCCATTCCGCGCGAGGAGGCCGGCCAATATATCCGCACCTATTTCGATCGTTTCCCGGGAATCAAGGACTACATGGAAGCGACGAAAGCCTTCGCCCGCCAGCATGGCTATGTCGAGACGATCTTCGGCCGGCGCGCGCACTATCCGGAGATACGTTCGTCCAACCCGACACACAGGGCATTCAACGAGCGTGCCGCCATCAATGCGCCGATCCAGGGCTCAGCGGCCGACATCATTCGCCGCGCCATGGTACGAATGGAACCCGCCTTGAATGAAGCCAAGCTCTCGGCGCGCATGCTGCTGCAAGTGCATGACGAATTGATCTTCGAGACTGCCGAGGAAGAGGTCGAAGCGACTATTCCGGTCATTCGTCATGTGATGGAAAATGCCGCCATGCCTGCAGTGTCGCTGTCAGTGCCGCTGCAGGTCGATGCGCGTGCGGCGCATAATTGGGATGAAGCACACTAA